tgcccaggcttgtctcgaacacctgacctcaagtgattcacccaccttggccccctaaagtgctcggattacaggcgtgaaccctCGCACCCAGCCAGCACAACTCTTTCTAGAAGGAAAGAGTGACATTGCCACTATTGGATGAAGACTCCCAGGAGAAGATGAGGTGAAGAGAGTCTCTGGGTCAGAGTCTGAATTTCGCTCCCTTGGGAGCCTTACAAGAGCCCCTTCTGGGGAGGACCGTGGACACAGCCATATCTTAGGAAGGATAGGCCTTAGCATATTGGGGGCAATGTTGATAGACCTTTAGTGCAGGCCAAGCTCTATCATCCGGCAGGAATATGGCCGTGGGAATGAACTACTGTGCACGCTCTACTTCAAGGCACAGCTCCAGTCTCATGAGTGAGCAAATCAGAATACTTCTTGAGGGTTTAAGGGAGAATCCTCAGCTGGTCGTGGCTGTAGGGCCTGGATCCTGTGCTGATGAagtttctcccttcccctccatgCAAAATAAACACTTTGCCCATTGAGGCACAGGTTAAATGGTAAGTCATCTGGGAAATACAGCCAAGTCGCAAGCACTAATCTTAGTTTCTAACTATGAAGTGACCTTCCAACGTCCTTCCTAATCAAgttaggtttttttggtttgttttcctttttcctgccaACTAAAAATATCCAGTTCAGGAAATGTGGCTGACTGAATAGCAGCTGCCATGGAGGACCTACTTTGGATATTGAAACAACCTTGGAAGAAGATCAGAGACTCACTCCCATCAGCTCCTGTTTTGAGGCAGGCCTGGAGCTCATCACCCACGTTAAGTCTTGGCCTCCACACTGTCCTTCCTGCATATTAGGAGAAAGTCTCTGGTCactgtttctctttcctctcaATGCTAGGAAACTTCCTGTAATATTGAAAAAGTAGAAGTTGAAGCGGCTTCAATGCAAAACTAACATTCTCTGGATCTTTCTCACGCTGTTCCAAAAGTAGATCACCcaatgttatttccttttcctggctttttattttcctaagagACAAAGAGATGCACTGCCATGATACTATTTCTGTTcagagggggagagagagcaaAAAGAGACAGGCACAAACATTTTCCCCAGCCTTGCCACATTCTTCACTCAGTTATAAAGAAACGCATTgccaataaaatagaaaacagaaatagcaGGAAAATTCTGAAAGATGAGCTGTGCTGTAAATGTAAAACACAGTCACTTAACACATAATCATTCAAAGCACAGTTtgtaatgaaaataaagacatttcaaaaGAGCCCATAATCTGCTTACATTACATGCTATATCTAATTCTGTTATGTTTTATTCTTCTTATACAAGAAAAAATGTTGACCTCCCTCATTCATATGGCATGCAGATGCATTTGAGCAGGGTTTTTTTTGGGGTTTAATAATGTGGTAGACTGGCTGGgcgctcatgcctataatcccaaccctttgagaggccgaggcaggcagatcacttgaggccaggagtttgagaccgacctgaccaatgtggtgaaacaccatctctactaaaaatacaaaaattagctgggcgtgttggcacatgcctgtagtcccagctacctgggagactaaggcaggaggctgagcttgggaggcaggaggctgagttTGGGAAGCAGGAGGCTaagcttgggaagcagaggctgcagtgagccaagactgtgccactgcactccagcctgggtgacagagtgagactccatctcaaaaaaaaaaaattacattacagAATATTAGAACTTTAGACATTACCTAGTGTAAACTTCTTGctttacagattagaaaattgaggcttagaaagattaagtaatggccaggcaccgtggctcatgtctgtaatcccagcaccctgggacgccaaggcaggaggattgcttgaagccaggagttcaagaccagtctgagcaaaatagagcccccatctctaaaaaaaaaatttaaaaattagccaggtgtggtggcatgtgcctgtaaccttagccctagctacttgggaggctgaggcaggaggactcttagagcccaggaatttgagcctgcagtgagctatgatcgcatcactatactccagcctggacaacagagccagaccctatatctaattaataataacaacaagATTAAATAACTTAACCCAGGCAACACAGATGGAAAGTAGCAGAGCTGGGGGCTAGAATCCAGATCTAAATCTTCAACCTGCGTTCTTCCTAATGTATGTGGAGCCTCACACTGTCTTGCCCTGTCCCATGTGCGAGATAGCAGCCGAGAATGACTACTGCAGCATTCCTTCTGATTGCCTAATTTCTGACTTGAATAAGCTACACCAGTAACAAAACTATGAGCACCCGAGACACAACCACACGCATGTGCATGcgcacagatgcacacacatactGTTAACACATACTGAGACGAAGATCTTGGAAGACAGCATTGTCCTCTGAAAAGAGAATGTTCTGCCATGGAATGTCTGGGAAGGAAGTGTAACAGACGTTTTCCCTTACCCAACACCTttcccactttcttctggctaCAAGTAGCATAATTTTGTTCAGATACCATGCAGTGGGGGCAGACGGGGTGGGGGCGATGTGCTCAGAGAAGGtagacccagcctggccaagcCAAGTAATTTTATTCTCCTGGTCAGTAAGATGTATGGAGAAACTGGCTGGTAGGCTTtaggaaaacatttcctttttttttattaaataaatgcacatacatgcacacaagcAGACAAAAACCCTTAcacctttccctttcttcctgccttttttttctttttttttctttttttttttgagttttgcttttgtagcccaggctggagtgcagtggcacaatcttggctcactgcaacctctgcctcccgggttcaagtgattctcctgccttagtctcttgagtagctgggattacaggtgtacgccaccatggccagttgattttttgtattttcactagagacggggttccgccatgttggccaggctggtcatggtAGAGAATAAGACAATCTCACTGTTTCAGCCACTTGCAGGGGGTGTTTTGTAACTTGCAGCTGAAAGCTagttacctctctgagcctccgttttttcctttagaaaatggCGATCACACTACTTACCCAGCAGGTTGCAGGGGGAAATGGTATAATACAATGCCTAACATAAAGGGACtcagtaggccgggcgcagtggctcaagcctgtaatcccagcactttgggaggccgagacgggcggatcacgaggtcaggagatcgagaccatcctggctaacatggtgaaaccccgtctctactaaaaaatacaaaaaactagccgggcgcggtggcgggcgcctgtagtcccagctactcgggaggctgaggcaggagaatggcgtgaacccgggaggcggagcttgcagtgagctgagatccggccactgcactccagcctgggtgacagagcaagactccgtctcaaaaaaaaaaaaaaaaaggaactcagtAAACGGTAGCTAGTCATATCATTATCATGATAACCCTCATAGCAAACTCCTCAGTGGTGGGAATGTTTTCTCCACTCCGCCAGTGTCATGGCATCGGGTCCCTTCTCCCTACAATGGTGGTCTGGAGACAGTTTGCCCAGCTGCCACCTCTTCTCCAAGTGCTGAGGAGCTCAGGCATGGGAACTTTGGGCCTGGGAGCTTTGGGCCTGGGAGGTAGGGAGTCCAGTCTgtgaaggaaaacaataaaagtgAAAAGCAACCATGTAAAATCATGACGACATACTGAATAATCTTAACAAGCCacaaagttttgtttgtttgttttttgttttttttaagacgcagtcgcactctgttgcccaggctggagtgcagtggcctgatctcagctcactgaaacctccacatcccgggttcaagcgattctcctgcctcagcctcctgcgtagctgggattacaggcacctgccacagcgcccagctaattttttgtatttttagtagagacggagtttcaccatgttgaccaggctggtcttaaactcctgacctcgtgacccgcccaccttggcctcccaaagtgctgggattacaagcatgagccaccgcgcccagccaagtgtTATTTCTTATGTCCCAGAAGTCCCAACTCTGGCAATCTAGCCcatggaaataatccaaatgaaGAGATAAACTTCACTCACCAAATCtttaattcagatttttttttgcagCCTTTAGAAGTAGATAATAATATTTCCCCTTGATATAATTATGAAGCCAACACAGTGATGTTTATTAGAAACTATGTAAGAGTAAGGCAATGTAATTCTTgatataaattaaatgaaaacaaaatcagaataCAAAAGTGTATGTGTGCTCTGCTTACAACCACGTAGAGCACAGCTGTAATGAAACCGGGCTACACTTGGCACACCGATTGTTAAACAAGTGCAGCAGACCACAGGAAACAAGGGGGCTGCGGGTTGTTGAAGAAACTGGCCAGAAAACGGAACAAAGAGGAGAGAAGCTGACCGTGCTTACGGTGGGGCGTTGTTTTCTCTCCACTAAGGCTGCTGGGTGGAGCCAAAATAGTCCAGGCAGCCAAGTGCAGAGGCGATGGAGGCGGCAAAGATGCAGAGCATCCGCACTGTGGCTGCACCCGGAGGAGTCGTCCGTGGCAGGAGCCCCACACCCAGGACGGGGCGCCAGCAGTGAGGAGACGAACCTGGAAGACATCCCGCTCTCCAGACACCGCGAGGGAGGCGAGTGGTGCTCGCAGCCTGGGACTTAGGAACACAGGGAAACAGCTTCCACATGCCATTTGCTGGATAAATATTTCTTGTAGGATGTTTCCTATGGATTCATTTTCTATCATGAAAGCCTTATTTGTGGTCAGCGTCCTTGGAAAGCAGAGGCAGACAGATTTCTGTTCTTCTCGGGAGTTCTGTGGAGGGTAACAGATCAGCAATATTCCACTGAAACCAAATACCTAGGAAAAGCATGGGAGGACACACAGAAAtcacaaatttaatttaattaatttattttttgagacagggtcttgctccatcatctaggctggagcgcagtggcaatcatggctcactgcagcctcaacctcccaggtgcAGGTCATCCTCCTGCCCtagcttcccgagcagctgggactacagccagctaatttttaaattatatagttGTAGACATGGGTTcgccctatgttgcccaagctgatcttgaactcctgggctcaagcaatcctcctgccccggcctcccaaagtgctgggattacaggtgtgacccaccgtgcctggccacaaatgtatactttttaaaacatataaaaatagagttaataaatatatccatgttatagatataaataaaatatctttgcaATCAACATCTACTGTGTCCTGTAACTAATTAAGATCTTCATCCATAAAAATCCCAACCCCATTATGGATTTGGAGTTCTTTCTGGTGGTGGACTCACACTTTTTCATGCAAGCTCCTTTGCCCCCTATGTAACCACTGCCCACATTGGCAAGGCACGGTTGTACTCCAGAGCAGACCATAGTTCACAAGCGGAAGCAGGTGCCATGTAGGAATGAGACTACATGTACCATGAAGCAACAGAGCTCACTGGTTCAGAGACAAGATGCTGGCCTCT
The window above is part of the Macaca mulatta isolate MMU2019108-1 chromosome 17, T2T-MMU8v2.0, whole genome shotgun sequence genome. Proteins encoded here:
- the LOC144336337 gene encoding uncharacterized protein LOC144336337 isoform X1; the protein is MKLKFMEFKDEVFGFSGILLICYPPQNSREEQKSVCLCFPRTLTTNKAFMIENESIGNILQEIFIQQMACGSCFPVFLSPRLRAPLASLAVSGERDVFQVRLLTAGAPSWVWGSCHGRLLRVQPQCGCSASLPPPSPLHLAAWTILAPPSSLSGEKTTPHHWTPYLPGPKLPGPKFPCLSSSALGEEVAAGQTVSRPPL
- the LOC144336337 gene encoding uncharacterized protein LOC144336337 isoform X2; this translates as MKLKFMEFKDEVFGFSGILLICYPPQNSREEQKSVCLCFPRTLTTNKAFMIENESIGNILQEIFIQQMACGSCFPVFLSPRLRAPLASLAVSGERDVFQVRLLTAGAPSWVWGSCHGRLLRVQPQCGCSASLPPPSPLHLAAWTILAPPSSLSGEKTTPHRKHGQLLSSLFRFLASFFNNPQPPCFLWSAALV